One stretch of Pomacea canaliculata isolate SZHN2017 linkage group LG1, ASM307304v1, whole genome shotgun sequence DNA includes these proteins:
- the LOC112568274 gene encoding uncharacterized protein LOC112568274 isoform X1 produces the protein MTTTHQLMAAAFYLCGLLFLYHVDSVNSLRCKYCLPADCSSGNVTDIECLPNQICGIFRQFTPGVNSFQCKICDATDPHCGSGEVPDKDCTNDTHCNILRMHHKNPTKVDTYRGCSDGGEDYCEDLLDGMRLCYIFCNTSGCNNEPTMY, from the exons atgacaacaacacatcagttaatggccgccgccttctacctgtgcgggcttttgtttctttaccacGTCGACTCTG tgaACAGCTTGAGATGCAAATATTGTCTACCTGCTGACTGTAGTTCTGGCAACGTGACAGACATTGAGTGCCTACCCAACCAAATCTGCGGCATTTTTAGACAGTTCACCCCAggag TGAACAGCTTTCAGTGCAAGATTTGTGATGCCACTGACCCCCACTGCGGTTCCGGAGAAGTGCCAGATAAAGACTGTACAAACGACACGCACTGTAATATTCTTAGAATGCACCACAAGAAcc CAACAAAAGTGGATACCTATCGTGGGTGCTCTGATGGAGGAGAGGACTATTGCGAGGATCTTTTGGATGGGATGCGTTTGTGCTACATCTTTTGCAACACGAGCGGCTGTAACAACGAACCTACTATGTATTGA
- the LOC112568286 gene encoding uncharacterized protein LOC112568286: MTTTHRLMAAAFYLCGLLFLYHIDSVKSLKCKLCDFDNNDCTSGNLPDGECPPNHLCGHFREFTKGGDGPDVTLRGCTEGAEGFSCTKNPDSDMIRCVLICAEDNCNSKSYLGEE; encoded by the exons atgacaacaacacatcgGTTAATGGCCGCCGCCTTCTACCTGTGcgggcttttgtttctttaccacATCGACTCTG tgaAGAGCTTGAAATGCAAGCTCTGTGACTTTGATAACAATGACTGTACTTCTGGCAACTTGCCAGATGGTGAGTGCCCACCCAACCATCTCTGCGGCCATTTTAGAGAGTTCACAAAAggag GAGATGGCCCTGATGTGACATTACGTGGCTGCACAGAGGGAGCAGAAGGTTTCTCCTGCACTAAAAATCCGGATTCTGATATGATACGGTGTGTGCTCATTTGCGCCGAAGACAACTGTAACAGCAAATCCTATCTTGGTGAAGAATGA